The window tgtacttgttactctgtactccgtaagtacaggcAGACAAGATAACCCTCTATTAGTattcaagtacagtacagctcctggacatgtacagtggggtggcaaaaatgtcgattcaatttgtaggagtagcgctaccaaaattgaatcgtcacttttgtcaagtgactgtgTATGTTAGTAACTgtattgtacggagaacgTTTGATACAGCACAAGGACCAGTATTActgggtactaggtaggtgtaaAACCCaagtgctaggtactaggtaggtactgtaatactgtgCAGCACTTGGCacttgtgcagtaattacCAAGTGCTGCCCAGGATGCACACCTATTGCGGAGTACGGcggacaagtacaagtacatgcttgtCCTATGACGAATTCaacttgtgctgtactgtaatcccccaagtaattactactaggtactaggtacctagtaccacttactagtacctaagtacttaggtgcgtagtaggtaggtactaacttacagcactgtactccCTCCCGTGTCCTACCGCAAAGACTCCATCGTGACTTTTCCAACCTTGTTCCTACCATCAAACATCTGATTTCTGCCAATGGGTTCGTCAACGACCAGCATTCCCACGGCGCTTGCACATGCATTCAAGCAAAAGTGCTGCCGTCCCGAGTACTGCTGTCGAGCACTATCGGTACACGACGTCCACGCACACACCCGcactcgctcgctcgtctgcctctgccgctcgccgcccgtcGACCAAGGCTCGCCAACAAGCAGAGAGATTGCTCCTACATGGactccgcactccgcacatgGACTATGCATGAGCACTCGGTGCCTACTGCACGTGTAGGAGTATGCATGTGCAGCGTACACCTGCTTAGGCAAGCATCATGGTGTGCCGCAACAGCATGCCCCTTCCATCGTGGCTTGGCAACAGACGCGAGGTCCCCGAGTCTCCAACTCGCTCACCACCGATTGCCAACCCATTCACTCGATTGTGCTCATCGACGGAGCCACTTCCCGGCTCCCACTCCACCATCCGCGGTGGGTGGCACGTATGGGGGCACCGCAAACGCTGCACATGTGGTGTGCCGAGTCCACATGCCCTCTGTACTTGGAGTAACGGTGAGCAGTTGCATCATCACCCGCCCGGAGTGAACGGGAGCATGCCGAGTCAAAGTACATGTGAGTAGTTGTCCAGCACTTGTGCCTACAACTAACTGCCTCTTTCTCCATCGCcgctcaagtacatgcactgcaatgctgtgtaagtactgcaagtaatgcTCGTCTTGCCTGGCACTGGCCTTGCCCACGGGACCGGAAATCATCGGCCCCGGCCCCGCGCCAAGCCGAACTTCGGCCGacatgctccgtaccgcaCACGTAATTTGCTGGCCAACGAAAGGATTTGGCTTGGCTTGATAACCCACCCGCTAATAGTGCAATGGCCTACGGAGGACAGTGCCGAGTACAGTATTGCCATCTAGATCTGATTCGTTGTCATGATAGCCTTGGCCGGCTCCGGGCAGCAGCTCTGGCCTGGCTGTCGTCTCCTTTTCCAGCCGAGCCTCGGGCTCAGCGCGTATTCAAAGAGAGAAAACCCGAGCACGGAGTGGTGGGCCTCGAACTGTTTCTCGAGTTGTTTGCATTTGTGTACTTTATAGCAGTAAATGTACTTCATAAGTCAAaggctgtactgtacaagtagaaTCCACTGTGATGAGCCATCTTGTTGAATGAAAACCACCAAAATCTGCATCCAACAGTGGCTACTCTCAACGTAACTTGAAATTGTACCCGGCACGAGAAAGCGCAATTTCGATGCATGTCCCCTTTAAAATCTTATCATTTCCTACAAAGATCGAACTGCCCATGTCCGCCACCACCGTGGaacatacagtacaactacttacatgtacaactacacgtACTTGAGGTACGTAAGTGTACAGGTGGGTTGCAGACTCTGACAAATTTACTCCACTCCGCTTCTCTACTGTTCGTCCAGCACACCTACGAGAAATACGGATCAATGACTCTGTGCAGCATCAATAACCGTACCGTACTCAGTactggcaagtacagtaggtaaaAGTCTTTGCTAACAGACTGTCGAATAGGACGCGGTGGCTACTTGGTGGTTGGCAGCGCCCCGCCGTCCGTCCTCATCTTGGCATTGCTCCGAACGAAATACTcctacagcactccgtattacatCCTACACGGCATCCTACGCCGTATTGTACACCGTGCTTTGCCAGCATCTATACCAATGTGCTCATACCATCCGTTGTATAGTTGTAGTCATCCACAGCCATAGTTGTGGTCATCCACCGCTTCCATCAGGACTGGCAATGTCATGTTCAGATGATACGTGGATGGATGCGGGCAACGGTCAAGATGTTTGGGAAATCGGCTCAACCGTAGGACTCGCTTACCTTGGATCGTGGTTTTCAAACCGATCAACTGGCAGAGGTCATGACCTTCCAGTCGTATGCGGATCAGTCTACAAGTCGGTAAATCTGGTGCAAAAATGAAGTCTGGTGCCGACATggagagtactgtacttgtagcttCACATACTTACTGccagtaagtaagtacaaatAATTATGGTGTAACAACGTGGACCCTGGCTCGCACGTCATTGTGGGCAGAAGCCAACGTAAAGGTACATTTATTCCGCACTCCGCATTTATCTAGGGATTGCTCTGCCACTTGCGGAGTGCTCGTAGCATGGACCCCTGTAATAGTTCAAGTAGCATCCTGCATCTCTTTGCACgaagctacagtacagtataaaGTCTTCGGGGCGTCTGATATCTTGTGAGGGATACCATCCAAGACAACATCCAAAAACCACTCCCAAACAAAAAGTCCAGGCACAAACTCCCAATACAAAATCAAAGCCAAAAGTCAAGTGAATCCAATCCCAAGTCCAAAATCAACCGACAAAATCATCACCTTCGTCATTGTCACAAACTCGACAATGAAGTTCGTCAACGTCCTTCTCTTCGCTACTGTGGCCTCCGCCGGTGTTATTCGTACGCGCCAGTCAGAGTCAACAGCAAGTAACGCAATCTCAACTTCAACAAGCGACGCAATCTCATCCTCAACAAGCGACGCAATCTCATCCTCATCAAGCAAGGACAATCCTTACCCAGACATGAAAACGGCTCTCATCATGCTATTTTATAAAACTCGTTTCTAATGGCCTTCTTTCCTTGACACCCGAGGAAGCTTGCTGTATCGTGCTCTTGGTATCGGGATGGGAGGGATCGTGAGGTGGGAGTGATGGATTTCTGCATGGCACGGGGTCATGCAACCTGGGGgaccctactccgtacatgcccCCGGATATCTCTTCCCCTCGCTATAGGAAGAGGATCCTTGCACATTATTGGCGTCTTCATTGCCATCATCTACTATTGTAATCTGCGAAATTTCTACTGGCTACCCGTTACGTGCGAAGCATCTAACTGACCTCTTCCAACGCCATCGAACTGAAAATTGTCTCATAGCGTCAATTGCGTCACCGTGACAAAAGCGTGCAACTTACAACTACGCAGCCGACAGTGGGCCACTTTGAAGAATAGGAAACAATCGCACAACCGCATGTGAAAGATGATGAATATCTGGTGGCGACGGTTCCCTCTCGCACGTTGCATCAACTGCCATGGTTACTTGATGTCATCATGACCATTTGTGACCTGTCACGTTTTATACAAGGCCAATCTGAACCCCATTGTGCGTCTCCAATAGGGTTAGCTCTCGGCAATAAAAATAGTCCAAGAGATGACAGAagctgcatgtacagaggGCGGGCTGCCATCGTGACATGTTGGCTTCCAGCATTGCAAAGGCGTGCGGCGAGTATATTCGGCTGCGATGACAATATGGCACTGCTAGAGGAGCACGGCTCGAGACCAGTCGAAATCCCCGTCGGCCCCCCTCTCGACAGAGTCGAAgagcagccgacgacggatcGAAGCATTTTCGTGAGCGCCCTCGTGGATGGCCGTGTCGACGCGTCCCTTTAATCCTTCTCCGCGATGGCTTGTAATCTTTCGTCAATCTCATCCTCGGTGAGCATGCGGAATGCAGCATCCGTACCCTCCCTACCGTCCTTGcgcgggccgccgacgatgccgattTCGAGCTCCCCTTTCTTGAAGTCCATGCTGAGCACGGTGCTCAGCGTCGTGATGGCGAGCTCGACAACCTCCTCCCACGTTCCCTCGGCGTGGTCCTTGTTGCGCAGCTTCTTCTCGAGGTGGTTGAGGGCCTCCTGCTGCTTCGGTCCGGCCGCCGTGCCTTTGTAGCCGATGTAGTACCCGGCCGGGTCGCACTTGAAGAGCTGGGGACCGAACTCGGAGTCGAGGGCGATGATGGTCGTGGCGACGCCGTACGGGCGCATGTAGGCCTTTACAAAATTCGTCAGCCGCCCCTCCGCTGCAGTCACCCATGGCCCGTGGCACTCACCCGCTGCGTGTACACTTGGCTGATGTTGGCCAGCCGCTtggcgagcacgtcggccggCATCTCGTAGCCAAACTTGTACCTGAACTCGGCAGCCTCGCCCTGGGCTCGTTGCGCAAACGCcctggcgtcggcgatggacCCGGTGATGACGCAGCCGACCGAAGGAGAGATCTGAAAGATGTGGGAGACCGAGGCCGGATCGATGAGTTTGTCCTGCTCGTCTCCGTCAGCGGCCGTGAAGCTACCCCCGTGCCGAGCGACAAACTCACAGGCACCTTCTTCTgggagaggacgacggcacaGTCCTTTCCCCGAACGCCTACAGACATGATGTTTGCAGCTGTGATTGCCTTGAAGGCATACTCTGTTCAATGTCAGCGCATGACCACGGAAGTTGCTCCGCCgcagacgtcgtcgtcgtcgtgctaTCTATCGCTTGCATGGAGTCGGGGTGAACGTACCGACTTGGTACAGTCTACCATTGTCGGCAAAGATGGTAATGTGTCGATCGTACGCGCTGGCTGTCGAAGCATCAGACGTTAGCCGAGGCTCGCAGCGTCAGAGTCGAGCTGTGGGTGCCACGAGAGGCATCGAGAGGCAGGGTGACCGACCAGACATGGCGGCGAAATGATGGCCCTTCTGAGGGCAGAGGAGGGCACAAAGTATCCCCTGAGCTTCAGTGAAGGCTCAAAGCAGCAGCAAACGATGAGCGTTGAGGCCGTGGTTGTTGTGGAAGGGTCGGAATGGGCGGCGGTGGAGTGACGAAGCTCCTGTGCTTGTGAGGATGGTCGCGTTACGTTGGCCGGAGCTTGCCTGGAGCCGACGTTGAGGTGGATGCTCATTGGAGGAATGGGGGGAGGTGGAGTAGGTGAGCAAGGCTGAACAGCCGCTTCGCATGGACATGTGTGGGCCTGAGGCAACATTTTGTCGGCCGAGTACGAGAAAGAATGCAATATTATTAACTATTAttaactattattattacagagtacgagtactgtgCACGTCACTCACTCTACGCGTACGCCTAAGcacttgcggagtacattaTTATTCCGTAGAGCGCAAGTTACTGGTGGAAGAAGCACGCTACGTTTGCTGTTGTCAGTTGTCAGTTGGGATGCCCCAGTGGGTGAACCCCCATGCGAGACAACTCATCCGTCCCATCACTTCGTGACTACCaaggagtacagtacgcctacTTATATGTAAAATTCGGCGAGTCCTACTACAACTGCTTGGGCTTGGCTGCCATTCGTCCGATGTGCTGTCTGTCACGGTATCGAAACAAGTAGACGACAAGAGTGTCAAAAGgcggcgaccgaggacgTTGCGAACAAAGTCAACAAGCAGCTTTGCCATCATGATGTTGTGGAGGTAAATGAGCTGCTAATGGAGGGCAATGCGAAGCATCATAAACGTGCGAATACGTATACTCTATTAATTTATACGAACGTGGCAGGTCAAGGAACAAACAACTCAAGCAGCTTTGCCTCGGCTGACAACTTTCGGGCCAGCCATGTCGTCGTTGGCGTCCCCGTCACCCGATGCAAACAACTCCCTCACGCTACCGGGCTTATGATTGACCCTGACGAGTTTGGCCGTCAGGGACTGCCACGCCTTATCCGTGGGCGGCCCTTCCGTTCCTAGATCCCACCAGGCACGCAAGGTGACGCGATCAGGCCAGACTTGGAGGGCAAAGTCCAAGGGACAGTACGGACAGGACCCTTGTTGTGCAGCACCAGCCGGTGCGTCGAAGAGGGCGCTCAGCACGGCGCCATCGATAGTTTCATCTTTCGCTGGAATCCAACCAAGCCTATACGCCGGTTCCGTCATCAAGCCCCAATGGAGATGCTGGTGGGGGCAAATGTCGAGGGAGCCGAAGTAGGTTGTCGGCACGCTTGGGTCGGACGCTCTATCGTATCGCCACGTCGTTTGCAGCAGAAAGTGACCACCGATAAGGCGGGTATAAGCCGAGAATCGTAGCGGGATTCGGCGCCTATCTCGACAACGAACGTCCTCGATGGGTTCCGTCAGTTTCTTGAGATGGTCCAGGTACCTGCTGTCAAGGCCTTTCCCCATGCGAGTGTACTTGAGACAGAGCTGTACGTGGTGATGATATATATGGTACCTGTTGGGCTCCGTGCTGAACATCATCTTCGGCAACGACCATAAACAAAGCCTCCGCGGTGTGCCATGAGACCACAAGTGAACATCACGGTGGATGACTTGGTGAAGTTTGACACATTTGTCGCACACCCAACTGTCGGTCAAGTCCCATGCGAGGCATGCGAGGTATTCAAGATACTCCCTGCGGGAAAGACAAATTCCGGTGCgcccgaggacggcgaggcgtAGCGAACGACATGTTTCAGCGAGGACCATCCGGTTTGGTCGGGGCAGGCACTCCACAATTCGGAGAATGAGATGTACGGGAAGGGCCGGGAGGGCGTGGAGAGTACCATGAGCGTGTTCGACATATGGCGGAGGAGGTTTCTCAAAAAAAGGCTGGCTCAGGTCTTGTCGCCCCTGTTGTTGCTGTTCTTGCTTCGGACTTTTCTGGCTCTCCTGTCGCTTCTAGTCCTTCCGTTGCTGCTTCTTTATCTGCTTCTGCTctttctgctgctgcttcttctctttctgctgctgcttcttctctttctgctgctgcttctgcttctgtTTTTCatgctgcttctgctgcttctgctgcttccgtttctgcttctgcttctgctttTCCTGTTCCTCCCGCGCCTTCTGTTGCTTCCTTTGCTGCCGCAACTTCTGTCTCTCGCGTTGCGCCTGTTGCATCTGTTCCTCTGTTTGTTGAACCGGCCTATTCGAACCGTCTAGCGCCTGTTGTATCAGGAACCAATCGAACATTTGCCATGTTtccatgatgatgatgataaGGCCGGCGACCAGGACGATGATCTCAATAATGAGAAGGAATGGCTAAGAGGAGCAGTTCACTATTGTGCCACTTGAGACAGATGGGCGATAAGAAAATGCAGCAGCGCAGGGGGCACCGGTGGTACTACTGTATAGTAATATTGATTCTAGTGCCGTCGTGGTCAGTTCTATGGGCCTTCGTACTGCGATTGACGATAGGTAGACACACGACGCAATCGATGGGCAAGAAGATTTGCTCGTTAATGCGGCATGCCACGCAGATGGCGCACGTGGACCAAAACCACTCCGTAAAATAGGCAGCCTTCACCTGCGTGAGGGGAAAGGTTCGTCATGGAAGCGTGTGCGCTTAGGGGTGAACGACGGTGACGTATTCAGACCATACCTGCTGTGCCGGACTGGCTGCTTGCATATAGACAAGGTCGAAATAATGAAGAGTCGGAGTTTAGGTTCAACAAGGTCCCTTGGAGCGAATCAAAGTGTTTTCTTCTAGCACGGAGCCAAGGCAGGCTTGAAGGCAGTGGAACAGTCGGACGGCCGCGGGCACCTGGCGGCCTGCGCCTGAGCAGCTGGAAGTTTCATCTTGCGTTAGGTGTGGTCATCATTCCGGGGGCTCCAATGCACATGTCCAAAAACAGAGATCTTATGAAAGCAAAATGGCCTGCTGTCCAATGCCGAGTATTCATTCGAGTTCATGC of the Drechmeria coniospora strain ARSEF 6962 chromosome 01, whole genome shotgun sequence genome contains:
- a CDS encoding proteasome subunit alpha type 6, encoding MSIHLNVGSRQAPANVTRPSSQAQELRHSTAAHSDPSTTTTASTLIVCCCFEPSLKLRGYFVPSSALRRAIISPPCLPRLTSDASTASAYDRHITIFADNGRLYQVEYAFKAITAANIMSVGVRGKDCAVVLSQKKVPDKLIDPASVSHIFQISPSVGCVITGSIADARAFAQRAQGEAAEFRYKFGYEMPADVLAKRLANISQVYTQRAYMRPYGVATTIIALDSEFGPQLFKCDPAGYYIGYKGTAAGPKQQEALNHLEKKLRNKDHAEGTWEEVVELAITTLSTVLSMDFKKGELEIGIVGGPRKDGREGTDAAFRMLTEDEIDERLQAIAEKD